One segment of Ascidiaceihabitans donghaensis DNA contains the following:
- the dacB gene encoding D-alanyl-D-alanine carboxypeptidase/D-alanyl-D-alanine endopeptidase, translated as MTHGISKRYFLAGGISALAAGVAFADAPGKSLRPRARGGDFHKRAVRGPKDLIREAKLNGHVAYAVADAKTGARLEANTPTAQVAPASVTKAVTALYALDRLGAGHRFQTRLMATGSVSNGVVSGDLVLVGGGDPTLDTNDLADMARQLKAAGIREVRGAFKVYEGALPFVKTIDTDQPDHVGYSPAVSGIALNFNRVHFEWRRASGKYSVTMDARSDRYRPDVTMARMRIAERSIPVYSYADQKGVDTWSVARSALGGGGSRWLPVRKPGAYAADVFRTMAGAQGIRLKPAQNMKRAPQGTVLVTHQSEVLREILRDMLRFSNNLIAEMVGMAATARSGRNPSGLRASASAMNAWVKSKLGVSGMKLQDHSGLGAGNRMTADAMVDTLVKVYASNTLRPLLKPVAMRDAKGKVLKNHPIAVNAKTGTLNFVSGLGGYMEAKDGSVLAFAIFSGDEAVRKRIKKANREAPQGARGYNKRAKRLQQQLIERWGTLYGS; from the coding sequence ATGACACATGGTATTTCTAAACGGTATTTTCTGGCAGGCGGTATTTCGGCGCTGGCTGCGGGTGTGGCTTTTGCGGATGCGCCTGGAAAGTCGTTGCGACCTCGTGCGCGGGGTGGTGATTTTCACAAACGTGCTGTGCGGGGTCCCAAGGATCTGATCCGTGAAGCCAAGCTAAATGGACATGTTGCCTACGCTGTGGCGGACGCCAAAACGGGTGCCCGCCTAGAAGCAAACACGCCCACGGCCCAAGTTGCGCCTGCGTCTGTCACCAAAGCAGTTACGGCGCTATATGCGTTGGACCGGTTGGGGGCAGGACATCGCTTTCAAACCCGTTTGATGGCGACAGGGTCTGTATCGAATGGTGTTGTTTCGGGTGATCTGGTTCTTGTGGGCGGTGGTGATCCGACGCTTGATACCAATGATTTGGCCGATATGGCCCGCCAATTGAAAGCGGCAGGCATACGCGAAGTCCGCGGTGCGTTCAAAGTCTATGAGGGCGCGTTGCCTTTTGTGAAGACCATCGACACGGACCAACCGGACCATGTGGGCTACAGTCCGGCGGTGTCCGGGATTGCCTTGAATTTCAACCGGGTACATTTCGAATGGCGGCGGGCTTCAGGAAAATATTCCGTGACTATGGATGCACGCTCTGATCGCTATCGCCCAGATGTGACGATGGCGCGGATGCGCATCGCGGAACGATCTATTCCGGTCTATTCTTACGCCGATCAAAAGGGTGTGGACACTTGGTCCGTTGCCCGTTCGGCTTTGGGCGGCGGCGGGTCGCGCTGGTTGCCCGTTCGCAAGCCAGGCGCTTACGCTGCCGATGTTTTTCGTACGATGGCAGGGGCGCAGGGCATACGCCTGAAACCAGCACAGAACATGAAACGTGCCCCGCAGGGCACTGTTCTGGTCACACATCAAAGTGAGGTTTTGCGCGAAATCCTGCGTGATATGTTGCGATTCTCGAACAATCTGATTGCCGAAATGGTCGGCATGGCGGCCACGGCACGCAGTGGGCGAAACCCATCCGGTTTGCGGGCTTCGGCATCTGCGATGAACGCTTGGGTCAAATCCAAACTGGGTGTGTCAGGGATGAAACTGCAGGACCATTCGGGCCTTGGCGCAGGCAACCGGATGACGGCAGATGCAATGGTTGATACTTTGGTAAAGGTCTATGCGTCCAACACCTTGCGTCCCTTGCTAAAACCCGTGGCGATGCGCGATGCCAAGGGCAAGGTCCTGAAAAATCATCCCATCGCAGTGAATGCCAAAACGGGGACGTTGAATTTTGTTTCTGGTTTGGGTGGGTACATGGAGGCCAAGGATGGATCTGTTCTGGCTTTTGCGATTTTCTCTGGCGACGAGGCCGTGCGCAAACGTATCAAAAAGGCGAACCGAGAGGCGCCGCAGGGCGCCCGCGGGTACAACAAACGGGCGAAGCGTTTACAGCAGCAATTGATTGAGCGCTGGGGCACGTTATACGGATCGTAA
- a CDS encoding DMT family transporter, with protein sequence MQRAVLIMFVAMSLIPAGDTAGKLLTQSGLATPAFVAWSRFIVGVVLILPFTPRSAWRLLRDWRIWLRGILIACGISCIQIALSRAPIADVFAAFFIGPLISYGMAAVFLREPITWQRTALIFIGFTGVLVVVQPGSDTSPALFWAVAAGTCYGAFLTSSRWLAHLGSPIALSFTQLFIAGLILTPFGLATLPQFTPYVTTVTFLSGLGSMLGNLLLLYAYSAAPATRLAPLVYFQLFAAVLFGWFVFDTWPQMWTWIGLLIVMTAGITSARLKA encoded by the coding sequence ATGCAACGCGCTGTCCTGATCATGTTTGTCGCCATGTCGTTGATCCCTGCCGGGGACACTGCAGGTAAACTGCTAACCCAGTCAGGGTTGGCCACACCCGCCTTTGTGGCATGGTCGCGCTTTATCGTGGGGGTGGTTCTGATTTTGCCCTTTACGCCCCGCAGCGCATGGAGATTGTTGCGCGACTGGCGGATATGGTTACGTGGCATACTGATCGCTTGCGGCATTAGTTGCATCCAGATCGCTTTAAGCCGCGCACCCATTGCAGACGTCTTCGCCGCCTTTTTCATCGGGCCGTTGATCAGCTACGGCATGGCGGCAGTCTTTTTGCGCGAACCCATTACATGGCAACGTACAGCATTGATTTTCATCGGATTTACCGGTGTATTGGTTGTGGTTCAGCCGGGATCTGACACATCGCCCGCGCTCTTTTGGGCTGTTGCGGCTGGCACGTGTTATGGTGCGTTTCTGACGTCTTCGCGCTGGCTTGCCCACCTTGGAAGCCCCATTGCATTGTCTTTTACACAGCTGTTTATCGCAGGCTTGATCCTAACGCCTTTCGGTCTGGCCACTTTGCCGCAGTTCACGCCTTATGTCACAACAGTCACCTTCCTGTCAGGGCTTGGTTCCATGTTGGGCAACCTGCTTTTGCTATATGCCTACAGTGCTGCCCCTGCCACACGACTGGCACCGTTGGTCTATTTTCAACTGTTCGCAGCAGTACTATTCGGTTGGTTTGTTTTCGACACATGGCCCCAAATGTGGACATGGATCGGGTTGCTGATTGTTATGACCGCGGGCATTACATCAGCACGTTTGAAAGCCTGA
- a CDS encoding nicotinate-nucleotide adenylyltransferase: protein MNGVFPYARPGQTIGLLGGSFDPAHAGHAHITREALKRFGLDRVWWMVSPGNPLKVQGPAPLDQRMQRAREVMQHPRVEITDIEAHLGTRYTAETLQALQMQCRGVRFVWLMGADNLAQMHLWKDWRWIMDNVPVGVLARPGDRISARMSRAAKVYAPYRIAGRMSHVLAQAQSPAWCFVNVPMVAHSSTAIRKSGKWSGFQTC, encoded by the coding sequence ATGAATGGCGTTTTCCCATATGCTCGCCCCGGCCAAACCATCGGTCTTTTGGGTGGTTCTTTTGACCCCGCGCACGCGGGGCATGCGCATATCACGCGCGAGGCGTTAAAGCGCTTTGGGTTGGATCGCGTGTGGTGGATGGTAAGCCCCGGCAATCCGTTGAAAGTGCAAGGGCCTGCGCCGCTGGATCAACGGATGCAACGGGCGCGTGAGGTCATGCAGCACCCGCGTGTCGAGATCACGGATATCGAGGCGCATCTGGGCACGCGTTACACGGCCGAGACGCTGCAAGCTTTGCAAATGCAGTGCCGTGGTGTGCGGTTTGTGTGGTTGATGGGCGCGGACAATCTGGCGCAGATGCATTTGTGGAAGGATTGGCGCTGGATCATGGACAACGTTCCTGTTGGTGTCTTGGCCCGTCCCGGTGACCGGATTTCGGCGCGGATGAGCAGAGCTGCCAAGGTTTATGCACCGTACCGGATTGCGGGGCGCATGTCCCATGTGCTGGCGCAAGCGCAATCGCCCGCGTGGTGCTTTGTGAATGTTCCAATGGTGGCGCATTCGTCGACGGCCATTCGGAAAAGTGGTAAATGGTCAGGCTTTCAAACGTGCTGA